The Kaustia mangrovi genome has a segment encoding these proteins:
- a CDS encoding NAD(P)/FAD-dependent oxidoreductase, with protein sequence MTDQPISTDALIIGAGPVGLFAIFELGLLDIKCHVVDILDKPGGQCAELYPEKPIYDIPALPEVSGQELTDRLLEQAKPFSPQYHFGHMVTGLERRPDGNFAVTTDGGLAFDAKVVVIAAGGGSFQPKKPPIPGIDAYENSSVFYSVRKMEAFRGRDILIVGGGDSALDWTINLAPLANSLTLLHRRDQFRASPDSVNKMWALTDEGKVTFRLGQVTGLKGEGGQLEAVTARGPDGEFEVACNTMLPFFGLTMKLGPVADWGLNLNENLLPVDTEKFETSEPGIFAIGDINWYPGKLKLILSGFHEAALMAQQAFRIVHPDERLVFQYTTSSTKLQKKLGVA encoded by the coding sequence ATGACAGACCAGCCAATCTCCACCGACGCCCTCATCATCGGTGCAGGCCCAGTCGGCCTGTTCGCCATCTTCGAGCTCGGGCTGCTGGACATCAAATGCCATGTGGTCGACATCCTGGACAAGCCGGGCGGCCAGTGCGCGGAACTCTATCCGGAAAAGCCGATCTACGACATTCCCGCATTGCCTGAGGTGAGCGGGCAGGAGCTGACCGACCGGCTCCTGGAGCAGGCCAAGCCGTTCAGCCCGCAATATCATTTCGGCCATATGGTGACTGGGCTCGAACGCCGCCCCGACGGCAATTTCGCGGTAACGACGGATGGCGGCCTCGCCTTCGATGCCAAGGTGGTGGTGATCGCGGCCGGCGGCGGCTCGTTCCAGCCGAAGAAGCCGCCGATTCCGGGCATCGACGCCTATGAGAACAGCTCGGTCTTCTATTCGGTGCGCAAGATGGAGGCGTTCCGCGGCCGCGACATCCTGATCGTGGGCGGCGGCGACAGCGCGCTCGACTGGACGATCAATCTCGCACCGCTGGCCAACAGCCTGACGCTGCTGCACCGCCGCGACCAGTTTCGCGCGAGCCCCGATTCCGTCAACAAGATGTGGGCGCTGACGGATGAAGGGAAGGTGACCTTCAGGCTGGGCCAGGTGACCGGCCTCAAGGGCGAGGGCGGACAGCTCGAGGCGGTGACCGCGCGCGGGCCCGACGGCGAGTTCGAAGTTGCCTGCAACACCATGCTGCCCTTCTTCGGGCTGACCATGAAGCTCGGCCCCGTGGCCGACTGGGGGCTCAATCTCAACGAGAACCTCCTGCCGGTCGACACCGAGAAGTTCGAGACGTCGGAGCCCGGCATCTTCGCCATCGGCGACATCAACTGGTATCCGGGCAAGCTGAAGCTCATCCTGTCCGGCTTCCACGAGGCCGCTCTGATGGCGCAGCAGGCATTCCGGATCGTCCATCCCGACGAGCGGCTGGTGTTCCAGTACACGACGTCGAGCACCAAGCTGCAGAAGAAGCTGG